The genomic DNA ATTTCTCTCTCTCCAACGCCTTCATCGGCCGGCCGAGCGAGTTCATCGGCATCAGGAACTTCGTCCGGCTGTGGGACAGCGACGCCTTCCGCCAGACCTTCCAGAACGCCTTCGTATTCACCGGCGTCGCGGTCTTCTTCAAGATCGTGATGGGCATCACCCTGGCGCTCCTGCTCAACGAGCAGCTTTGGTTCAAGCGGATGATCCGCGGCGCGGTGCTCCTGCCCTGGGTCATCCCGACCGCGCTGTCGACGCTGGGCTGGTGGTGGATGTTCAACTCGCTCTACAGCGTGGTCAACTGGACCGGCATCGCGATCGGGCTCATGGACCCGCCGGGGCCCAACTGGCTCGGCCAGAGGTACTACGCCATGGCCGCGGTGATCACGGTCAACATCTGGCGCGGCCTGCCCTTCTTCGCCATCAGCATCCTGGCCGCGCTCGTTGCCATCCCGAAGGAGCTGTACGAGGCGGCCGAGGCCGACGGCGCCAATGCCAACGCCCGCTTCTGGCACATCACCCTGCCCTTGC from Candidatus Methylomirabilota bacterium includes the following:
- a CDS encoding sugar ABC transporter permease, coding for MAIRADEIPVSRGRPRGTARVSGWLDRERILGPVFVTPALLLLLLLVAYPFVMAVYFSLSNAFIGRPSEFIGIRNFVRLWDSDAFRQTFQNAFVFTGVAVFFKIVMGITLALLLNEQLWFKRMIRGAVLLPWVIPTALSTLGWWWMFNSLYSVVNWTGIAIGLMDPPGPNWLGQRYYAMAAVITVNIWRGLPFFAISILAALVAIPKELYEAAEADGANANARFWHITLPLLKPVLAVVVLFSTIFTFSDFNIVYVLTRGGPINSTHLFATLSRVLGIDTGRIGEGAAVSLYLFPLLVFVVWAQLRFVRKQAY